In one Chionomys nivalis chromosome 13, mChiNiv1.1, whole genome shotgun sequence genomic region, the following are encoded:
- the LOC130885821 gene encoding cathepsin R-like, with product MSILFLVILCLGVPSVFPTLDPALDTEWQMWKVEYEKSYSLEEEASRRAVWEKNLKFIKHHNGENALGKNDYTMKMNAFGDMTDEEFKNMLVEFPVRTHNKGKRIWKRDVGDVAFPKFVDWRKKGYVTPVRKQGNCSSCWAFSAIGAIEAQVIWKIGKLTPLSVQNLVDCSKPQGNNGCSSGDTYNAFQYVLHNGGLEAEATYPYEGKEGPCRYNPKNSVADITGFVSLPESEDILKVAVATIGPISVAIDASHNSFRFYEKGIYHEPNCSSSSTSHGVLVVGYGFKGNETDGKQYWTIKNSWGTKWGKGGYMKLAKDRNNHCGIASYAHYPTV from the exons ATGTCCATACTCTTCCTGGTCATCCTGTGCTTGGGAGTGCCCTCAGTTTTTCCAACACTTGATCCCGCATTGGATACTGAATGGCAAATGTGGAAGGTGGAATATGAAAAATCATACAGCCTG GAGGAAGAAGCATCAAGGAGAGCAGTATGGGAAAAAAACTTGAAATTTATTAAACATCACAATGGGGAGAATGCCCTGGGGAAGAATGACTACACCATGAAAATGAACGCCTTTGGTGACATG ACTGATGAAGAATTCAAGAACATGTTGGTCGAGTTCCCAGTTCGAACTCACAACAAGGGGAAGAGGATCTGGAAACGCGATGTTGGTGATGTGGCTTTCCCCAAATTTGTGGATTGGCGAAAGAAAGGctatgtgacccctgtgagaaAGCAG GGCAACTGCAGTTCTTGCTGGGCATTTTCTGCGATTGGTGCCATAGAAGCACAGGTAATCTGGAAAATAGGCAAGCTCACCCCTCTGAGTGTGCAGAACCTGGTGGACTGTTCTAAACCTCAAGGCAACAATGGCTGTAGTTCGGGTGATACATACAATGCCTTCCAGTATGTTTTGCACAATGGAggtctggaggctgaagcaaCTTATCCATATGAAGGCAAA GAAGGACCATGCAGGTATAATCCAAAGAATTCTGTTGCTGATATCACAGGATTTGTGTCCCTCCCAGAAAGTGAGGATATTTTAAAGGTTGCTGTAGCAACGATTGGGCCCATCTCTGTTGCAATTGATGCTTCTCATAATTCATTCAGGTTCTATGAGAAAG GTATTTACCATGAGCCAAATTGCAGCAGTAGTTCAACGAGTCATGGAGTTCTGGTGGTTGGCTATGGATTTAAGGGAAATGAAACAGATGGTAAACAATACTGGACAATCAAGAACAG ctgGGGTACAAAATGGGGCAAGGGGGGCTACATGAAACTTGCCAAAGACCGGAACAATCATTGTGGAATTGCTTCATATGCCCACTACCCCACTGTGTGA
- the LOC130885814 gene encoding cathepsin 8-like — protein sequence MTLFVFLVILCLGVATAAPSSDHSLDSEWKEWKIKYGKNYSLEEEGQRRTVWEENRKMVCQHNMEYNQGKNGFTMEMNAFGDMTGEEFSKMMTDIPAQTLRKRRSIQQRGVSYVPKFVDWRKRGYVTPVETQGRCNSCWAFSVAGAIEGQMFRKTGRLASLSPQNLVDCSRPEGNLGCYKGNTYYALEYVQYNGGLEAEATHAYEAKEGHCRYHPERSAARVIDFVFVSKNEEALMHAVATIGPISVGIDARHESFKLYRGGIYYELNCHSDVINHSVLLVGYGYEGRESDGRKYWLIKNSHGEKWGMNGNMKIARDRNSHCGIATYAIYPRV from the exons ATGACTCTTTTTGTCTTCCTGGTCATCCTGTGCTTGGGAGTGGCCACAGCTGCTCCCTCATCTGATCACAGTTTGGATTCTGAATGGAAGGAGTGGAAGATAAAATACGGAAAAAACTACAGCCTG gaggaagaaggacagaggagAACAGTATgggaagaaaataggaaaatggTTTGCCAGCACAATATGGAATATAACCAGGGGAAGAACGGCTTCACCATGGAAATGAATGCCTTTGGTGACATG ACTGGTGAAGAATTCAGTAAAATGATGACTGATATTCCAGCCCAGACTCTTAGGAAGAGGAGAAGTATCCAGCAACGTGGGGTCAGCTATGTCCCTAAATTTGTGGATTGGAGAAAGAGAGGCTACGTGACTCCTGTGGAGACACAG GGTAGGTGTAATTCTTGTTgggctttctctgtggctggtGCCATAGAAGGACAGATGTTCCGGAAAACAGGCCGACTGGCCTCCCTGAGTCCACAGAACCTGGTGGACTGTTCTAGACCTGAAGGCAATCTGGGCTGTTATAAAGGCAACACATACTATGCTCTAGAGTACGTTCAGTATAATGGaggtctggaggctgaggcaacgCATGCGTATGAGGCGAAA GAAGGACACTGCAGGTACCATCCTGAACGTTCTGCTGCTAGAGTTATAGACTTTGTGTTTGTCTCAAAGAATGAGGAAGCCTTAATGCATGCTGTAGCAACTATTGGGCCCATCTCTGTTGGAATCGATGCTAGACATGAATCTTTCAAGTTGTATAGGGGAG gtatTTATTATGAGCTAAACTGCCACAGTGATGTCATCAACCATTCTGTTCTCTTGGTCGGTTATGGCTATGAAGGAAGAGAATCAGATGGCAGGAAATACTGGCTGATAAAGAACAG TCATGGTGAGAAATGGGGCATGAATGGCAACATGAAGATTGCCAGGGACAGGAACAGCCACTGTGGGATCGCTACATATGCCATCTACCCCAGAGTGTGA